In the genome of Opitutia bacterium KCR 482, one region contains:
- a CDS encoding EutN/CcmL family microcompartment protein: MQLAKIVGNIVMSHAHSSVSGNALLVCQPIDENGAEAGEPIVAISPFGGGAGSRVLVLADGSVAAEYVGDSHTPIRNSIVCILDD; this comes from the coding sequence ATGCAGCTTGCGAAAATAGTCGGAAACATCGTGATGTCCCACGCGCATTCGAGCGTGTCGGGCAACGCGCTGCTCGTCTGCCAGCCCATCGACGAAAACGGGGCGGAGGCGGGAGAGCCTATTGTCGCGATAAGCCCCTTCGGGGGCGGCGCGGGGTCGCGGGTGCTGGTGCTCGCCGACGGCAGCGTCGCGGCGGAGTATGTGGGCGACAGCCACACGCCGATTCGCAACTCGATAGTCTGCATTTTGGACGACTGA
- a CDS encoding EutN/CcmL family microcompartment protein: protein MKLARVIGRVVLSKKDANLPSGFLLLASPLDRSQMSGADSSELSKRTKNLVVFDSFGAVRGDVIGYVEGAEATAPFETPACVDAYNVGIVETLNYNPNL, encoded by the coding sequence ATGAAACTGGCAAGGGTAATAGGCAGGGTTGTTCTCTCGAAGAAAGACGCAAATCTTCCGAGCGGGTTCCTGCTGCTTGCGTCGCCGCTCGACAGGTCGCAGATGTCGGGGGCGGACTCGTCGGAGCTTTCGAAGCGGACGAAAAACCTCGTGGTTTTCGATTCGTTCGGGGCGGTTCGCGGCGACGTCATAGGCTATGTCGAAGGGGCGGAGGCAACCGCGCCTTTCGAAACGCCCGCGTGCGTGGACGCGTACAATGTCGGCATAGTCGAGACTTTAAACTACAATCCGAATTTATAA
- a CDS encoding class II aldolase/adducin family protein: MKRVYTAKDIEELKLNGGSVPAGAILTPQAKELLAGGAFVASQPKPQAAVRKEYTVPVKEYKWVSGQDPKTPEEIEKFFRSPEIEKLKRLIVDLGRRSYSKNYNDGNGGNFSVRVGDNLVLCTPTMISKGSMSPEDMCLVDMEGVQLAGNRKRTSEVLAHIAIMKRQPMAKACCHAHPPHATAFAISGKTPPRCVNPEAEIFIGQVGLADYGTPGTLQMANAVGECGVNHDCVFMVNHGVMTWANDIETAFWKMENVEAHCFTSLLAFQIGGPRRFSDSEEAEVLKIRKSLGMVDQANLKECNLCDVPENRGVVCNAKSPARQNDAGFDCDAEKLVAKITQMIVAELNK; the protein is encoded by the coding sequence ATGAAAAGAGTATACACGGCAAAAGACATCGAAGAACTCAAACTAAACGGCGGAAGCGTTCCCGCCGGCGCAATCCTCACCCCGCAGGCGAAAGAGCTTCTCGCGGGCGGAGCGTTCGTCGCGTCGCAACCGAAACCGCAGGCGGCGGTGCGCAAAGAGTACACCGTTCCCGTCAAGGAATACAAGTGGGTTTCGGGGCAGGACCCCAAGACGCCCGAAGAAATCGAAAAGTTCTTCCGCTCGCCCGAAATCGAAAAACTCAAAAGGCTGATTGTAGACTTGGGCAGACGCTCGTACTCCAAAAACTACAACGACGGCAACGGCGGCAATTTCAGCGTCAGAGTGGGCGACAACCTCGTGCTCTGCACGCCCACGATGATTTCGAAAGGCTCGATGTCGCCCGAAGACATGTGCCTTGTGGACATGGAGGGCGTTCAGCTTGCGGGCAACAGAAAGCGCACAAGCGAAGTCCTCGCGCACATCGCGATTATGAAACGCCAGCCCATGGCAAAGGCGTGCTGCCACGCGCATCCGCCGCACGCAACGGCGTTCGCGATTTCGGGTAAAACGCCGCCGCGCTGCGTCAACCCCGAAGCCGAAATCTTCATCGGTCAGGTCGGCCTTGCCGACTACGGCACGCCCGGAACGCTCCAAATGGCGAACGCAGTCGGCGAATGCGGCGTCAACCACGACTGCGTTTTCATGGTAAACCACGGCGTCATGACCTGGGCTAACGACATCGAAACGGCCTTCTGGAAAATGGAAAACGTGGAGGCGCACTGCTTTACGTCGCTGCTGGCGTTCCAAATCGGCGGGCCGAGAAGATTCTCCGATTCGGAAGAAGCGGAGGTTCTCAAAATCAGAAAGTCGCTCGGCATGGTAGACCAGGCGAACCTCAAAGAATGCAACCTTTGCGACGTTCCCGAAAACAGGGGAGTTGTCTGCAACGCAAAGTCGCCCGCACGGCAGAACGACGCGGGCTTCGACTGCGACGCCGAAAAACTCGTCGCAAAAATCACGCAAATGATAGTCGCGGAGCTTAACAAATAA
- a CDS encoding lactate/malate dehydrogenase family protein: MKVSIIGGGGRVGSCAAFALECMGLVSEIQIIDANAEAAEGEALDLLHGSAVLGGQRINTGCYKRAADSDMFIITAGLRRKPDESRLDLINRNVSLFRQILASIKEGGYKRDAFVFVVSNPVDILTYIAAQELDLPRERVIGLGTMLDTSRFRALIAKELKVPATQVNATVLGEHGDSMFPVWSAASIAGLPFKGFEGFDLNFQNRIFERTRQSGAEVIKRKGGAGYAVGASIAAVVRAILLDTREILPVSTVQTGAYGLRDVSISVPTVVGAAGALRHVELELWPKESQALLNSANSLKQTLAKV; encoded by the coding sequence ATGAAAGTTTCAATCATAGGAGGCGGCGGCAGGGTAGGCTCGTGCGCGGCGTTCGCGCTCGAATGCATGGGTCTTGTATCGGAAATCCAGATTATCGACGCCAACGCGGAGGCGGCGGAGGGCGAAGCTCTCGACCTGCTCCACGGCTCGGCGGTTCTGGGCGGACAGCGCATCAACACGGGGTGCTACAAACGCGCCGCCGACAGCGACATGTTCATAATCACGGCGGGGCTCCGCCGCAAGCCCGACGAAAGCAGGCTCGACCTCATCAACCGCAACGTATCGCTCTTCCGCCAGATTCTGGCGTCGATAAAAGAGGGCGGCTACAAGCGCGACGCGTTCGTGTTCGTGGTGTCGAACCCCGTGGACATTCTCACATACATCGCCGCGCAGGAGCTTGATTTGCCGCGCGAGCGCGTAATCGGCTTGGGCACAATGCTCGACACCTCGCGCTTCCGCGCACTGATTGCGAAGGAACTGAAAGTGCCCGCAACTCAGGTCAACGCTACGGTGCTCGGCGAACACGGAGACTCTATGTTCCCCGTGTGGAGCGCGGCGTCAATCGCGGGGCTTCCGTTCAAGGGCTTTGAAGGCTTCGACCTCAACTTCCAGAACAGGATTTTCGAACGCACGCGCCAGAGCGGCGCGGAGGTTATCAAACGCAAAGGCGGCGCGGGATACGCAGTCGGGGCGTCGATAGCGGCGGTGGTCAGGGCGATTCTGCTGGACACGCGCGAAATTCTCCCCGTTTCGACAGTGCAGACGGGCGCGTACGGACTGCGCGACGTTTCGATAAGCGTTCCGACAGTCGTAGGGGCGGCGGGCGCGCTGAGGCATGTGGAGCTTGAACTCTGGCCGAAGGAGTCGCAGGCGCTGCTGAACTCGGCAAACTCGCTCAAACAGACCTTGGCAAAAGTCTAA